The following coding sequences lie in one Aricia agestis chromosome 10, ilAriAges1.1, whole genome shotgun sequence genomic window:
- the LOC121730948 gene encoding E3 ubiquitin-protein ligase MARCHF8-like → MPIQQISVKNSSEIESWEWGGGGRETVRAGSGSSHTSCSNSSGDICRICHCESEVHNPLLAPCYCSGSLKYVHQSCLQQWLTASETRSCELCKFNFIMHTKIKPFSEWRLLEMSGVERRRLCCAVLFHCVAALCVMWSLFVLIERAVEEVNRGLIAWPFWTKLVVVAVGFTGGAVFMYIQCRQYLHLCNRWRAHNRILLIQNAPEKIPIQGSPPRSRRRERSMRGQVVANIEPPPPPAAYHEEDESGGFETYRANPRRPSALAPPLAAPLAAPLAPPPAPAPRRHSDTAAVDDAQHTEGGVYHISVDPLEADIQSLLALEARRAARSLPNLRASRETLLPAPPPPPPS, encoded by the exons ATGCCGATTCAGCAAATTAGCGTGAAAAATTCATCGGAGATAGAGAGTTGGGAATGGGGCGGCGGGGGCAGGGAGACGGTCCGCGCTGGCTCCGGCAGCAGTCACACGTCGTGCAGCAACTCCAGTGGCGATATTTGTCGCATCTGCCACTGCGAAAGTGAAGTGCACAACCCGCTACTTGCACCATGCTACTGTTCTG GAAGTCTAAAGTATGTTCATCAGAGCTGCCTACAACAATGGTTGACCGCTTCAGAAACAAGATCATGTGAACTGTGcaaatttaatttcattatgcacacaaaaataaaaccatttagtGAG TGGCGTTTGCTGGAAATGTCTGGCGTGGAGCGCCGGCGTCTATGCTGCGCGGTGCTGTTCCACTGTGTGGCAGCGCTGTGCGTCATGTGGTCGCTGTTTGTGCTCATCGAACGAGCCGTCGAAGAAGTCAATAGGGGCCTTATAG CATGGCCATTCTGGACGAAGCTTGTCGTAGTGGCGGTGGGCTTCACCGGCGGCGCGGTGTTCATGTATATACAGTGCCGGCAGTATCTACATTTGTGCAACAGATGGAGAGCTCATAATAg GATACTGTTAATACAAAACGCACCGGAGAAGATCCCCATACAGGGTTCACCACCGCGCAGCAGGCGCAGGGAGCGGAGTATGCGCGGACAG GTGGTGGCGAACATCgagcccccgcccccgccggcCGCGTACCACGAGGAGGACGAGAGCGGCGGCTTCGAGACGTACCGCGCCAACCCGCGCCGCCCCTCCGCCCTCGCCCCGCCCCTCGCCGCGCCCCTCGCCGCGCCcctcgccccgccccccgcaccCGCGCCCCGCCGACACTCCGACACCGCAGCGGTCGACGACGCGCAGCACACCGAG GGCGGCGTGTACCACATCAGCGTAGACCCGCTCGAGGCTGATATACAGTCGCTGCTGGCCCTGGAGGCGCGGCGCGCGGCCCGCTCGCTCCCCAACCTGCGGGCCTCGCGCGAGACGCTCCTCCCCGCGCCGCCGCCTCCGCCCCCCTCCTGA
- the LOC121731016 gene encoding nucleolar protein dao-5 isoform X2 has product MSANDLKSEAASLVHQYLLSIDKPLAQKFLSIAKPKPRAKTLPTLIDILTNLKKNPTTKKQEDSDDSSDEEPQKKPQVNGKAPVPKKADSSDSDSEEENPPQKVNAAKPKPPAKKDSSSDDSSDDNATQAPKKQPVKPQSTNTAQKVAKKQDSSDSDSSEDDKPKVNNKTPVKVPAKPTQQKKESSSDSSEDEKPTPAKKPVAKAPPPKVKVPAKDSSDSDDSDEETKPQKPLAKPTPVKKPVAAKKQDSSSDDDSSDDEKTKAPPKTTPKQQPTPAKQPAKKQESSSDDDSDDESNKAAPKLPVAAAKPLAKTNKKAESSSEDSDDSSDEKSKPAAKAQPAKPVAKATHKKQESSDDSSSEDEKPKQQKPVAKPVIAKKKESSDDSDDSSDDEKPAKKPAAKPTPQAKKTSKSSSEDSDDSSDEKSKPAAKSQPAKSVAKATPKKQESSDDSNDSEDEKPKTPAKTPAKKDSDDSSDEDEPPAKVQKKEEPVENGFQSGKKRKASGGDPTPAKKPYNNFVKEGENGDDENGEDENNTSGGWNNRGRGGFRGGFRGRGNDRGGRGGRGGFGDRGGFGDRGRGGRGGRGGFDRGGRGGFGGRGGGDRGGRGFGRGGDRGGRGGRGDRHSWGGDRGGFNNRGGFNNRKSFEGGENQNKKITFD; this is encoded by the exons ATGAGTGCAAATGATCTAAAATCAGAAGCTGCGTCGCTTGTTCATCAATATTTGTTATCAATCGACAAACCTCTGGCACAAAAGTTCCTGTCCATCGCTAAACCG AAACCAAGAGCTAAGACATTGCCAACATTAATAGACATATtgactaatttaaaaaagaatCCCACTACTAAGAAACAGGAAGA ttctgATGACTCTAGTGATGAGGAACCACAAAAGAAACCTCAGGTGAATGGCAAAGCCCCTGTGCCAAAGAAGGCAGACTCCTCTGACAGTGATTCAGAAGAAGAAAATCCACCCCAAAAG GTCAATGCTGCAAAACCAAAACCACCTGCAAAAAAAGATTCTTCGTCAGATGATAGCAGTGATGATAACGCTACACAAGCACCCAAAAAGCAACCAGTCAAACCACAATCTACAAATACAGCACAAAAAGTAGCCAAAAAACAGGACTCATCAGACAGTGACAGTTCAGAAGATGACAAacctaaagtaaataataagacCCCTGTCAAAGTGCCTGCTAAGCCAACACAACAAAAGAAGGAATCCTCATCTGATAGCAGTGAGGATGAGAAACCAACACCTGCTAAGAAACCAGTTGCAAAAGCACCTCCACCTAAAGTTAAAGTACCAGCTAAAGATTCATCAGACAGTGATGATTCAGATGAGGAAACTAAACCTCAGAAACCTTTAGCAAAACCTACACCAGTTAAAAAGCCTGTGGCTGCTAAAAAACAAGACTCTTCATCAGATGATGATAGTAGTGATGATGAGAAAACTAAGGCACCTCCTAAGACAACACCCAAACAACAACCCACTCCTGCTAAACAACCTGCAAAGAAACAAGAATCATCCTCTGATGACGATAGTGATGATGAGTCCAATAAAGCAGCTCCTAAGTTACCAGTAGCTGCAGCAAAACCTTTGGCAAAAACAAATAAGAAGGCAGAATCATCATCTGAAGACAGCGATGACAGCAGTGATGAGAAGTCCAAACCTGCAGCTAAAGCTCAGCCTGCCAAGCCAGTTGCAAAAGCTACACACAAAAAACAAGAATCTTCAGATGATAGTAGCAGTGAAGATGAAAAACCGAAGCAGCAGAAACCAGTTGCAAAGCCAGTTATTGCAAAGAAAAAGGAATCCTCTGATGATAGTGATGACAGTAGTGATGATGAAAAACCAGCTAAAAAACCTGCAGCTAAACCAACACCACAAGCCAAAAAGACTTCTAAATCATCATCAGAAGACAGTGATGACAGCAGTGATGAGAAATCAAAACCAGCAGCCAAAAGTCAACCTGCTAAATCAGTAGCTAAAGCTACACCAAAGAAACAAGAGTCTTCAGATGATAGTA ATGATAGTGAAGATGAAAAGCCCAAGACTCCGGCCAAAACACCAGCTAAAAAAGATTCAGACGATAGTTCTGATGAAGATGAGCCACCAGCTAAAGTACAAAAAAAGGAGG AGCCTGTAGAAAATGGGTTCCAAAGCGGAAAGAAGAGAAAAGCATCTGGAGGTGATCCTACACCTGCTAAAAAACCATACAACAATTTCGTAAAG GAGGGCGAAAATGGAGATGATGAAAATGGAGAGGATGAGAATAACACGAGTGGCGGTTGGAACAACCGTGGGCGGGGTGGTTTTAGAGGCGGGTTCCGCGGGCGGGGAAACGACAGAGGCGGTCGAGGGGGGAGGGGTGGCTTCGGGGATCGGGGAGGCTTCGGAGACCGGGGTAGAGGAGGCCGCGGTGGTAGGGGAGGATTCGACAGGGGAGGCAGAGGCGGCTTCGGAGGTCGTGGAGGCGGAGACCGAGGAGGGCGGGGCTTCGGCCGCGGGGGCGACAGGGGCGGGCGCGGGGGACGCGGCGACCGCCACTCGTGGGGCGGAGACCGAGGTGGATTCAACAATCGAGGGGGTTTCAATAACAGAAAAAGTTTTGAAGGAggagaaaatcaaaataaaaagataacTTTTGATTAA
- the LOC121731016 gene encoding nucleolar protein dao-5 isoform X3 → MSANDLKSEAASLVHQYLLSIDKPLAQKFLSIAKPKPRAKTLPTLIDILTNLKKNPTTKKQEDSDDSSDEEPQKKPQVNGKAPVPKKADSSDSDSEEENPPQKVNAAKPKPPAKKDSSSDDSSDDNATQAPKKQPVKPQSTNTAQKVAKKQDSSDSDSSEDDKPKVNNKTPVKVPAKPTQQKKESSSDSSEDEKPTPAKKPVAKAPPPKVKVPAKDSSDSDDSDEETKPQKPLAKPTPVKKPVAAKKQDSSSDDDSSDDEKTKAPPKTTPKQQPTPAKQPAKKQESSSDDDSDDESNKAAPKLPVAAAKPLAKTNKKAESSSEDSDDSSDEKSKPAAKAQPAKPVAKATHKKQESSDDSSSEDEKPKQQKPVAKPVIAKKKESSDDSDDSSDDEKPAKKPAAKPTPQAKKTSKSSSEDSDDSSDEKSKPAAKSQPAKSVAKATPKKQESSDDSSSEDEKPKQKQAAKATPQPKKKSKSSSDDSEDEKPKTPAKTPAKKDSDDSSDEDEPPAKVQKKEPVENGFQSGKKRKASGGDPTPAKKPYNNFVKETTLTSTPSEKGNEATNKPTPFRRVVTEKVEVDPRLKDNSFEAKFGARGSWGERANQDLKHTRGKSFKHEKTKKKRGAYRGGAIDTGVHSIKFDD, encoded by the exons ATGAGTGCAAATGATCTAAAATCAGAAGCTGCGTCGCTTGTTCATCAATATTTGTTATCAATCGACAAACCTCTGGCACAAAAGTTCCTGTCCATCGCTAAACCG AAACCAAGAGCTAAGACATTGCCAACATTAATAGACATATtgactaatttaaaaaagaatCCCACTACTAAGAAACAGGAAGA ttctgATGACTCTAGTGATGAGGAACCACAAAAGAAACCTCAGGTGAATGGCAAAGCCCCTGTGCCAAAGAAGGCAGACTCCTCTGACAGTGATTCAGAAGAAGAAAATCCACCCCAAAAG GTCAATGCTGCAAAACCAAAACCACCTGCAAAAAAAGATTCTTCGTCAGATGATAGCAGTGATGATAACGCTACACAAGCACCCAAAAAGCAACCAGTCAAACCACAATCTACAAATACAGCACAAAAAGTAGCCAAAAAACAGGACTCATCAGACAGTGACAGTTCAGAAGATGACAAacctaaagtaaataataagacCCCTGTCAAAGTGCCTGCTAAGCCAACACAACAAAAGAAGGAATCCTCATCTGATAGCAGTGAGGATGAGAAACCAACACCTGCTAAGAAACCAGTTGCAAAAGCACCTCCACCTAAAGTTAAAGTACCAGCTAAAGATTCATCAGACAGTGATGATTCAGATGAGGAAACTAAACCTCAGAAACCTTTAGCAAAACCTACACCAGTTAAAAAGCCTGTGGCTGCTAAAAAACAAGACTCTTCATCAGATGATGATAGTAGTGATGATGAGAAAACTAAGGCACCTCCTAAGACAACACCCAAACAACAACCCACTCCTGCTAAACAACCTGCAAAGAAACAAGAATCATCCTCTGATGACGATAGTGATGATGAGTCCAATAAAGCAGCTCCTAAGTTACCAGTAGCTGCAGCAAAACCTTTGGCAAAAACAAATAAGAAGGCAGAATCATCATCTGAAGACAGCGATGACAGCAGTGATGAGAAGTCCAAACCTGCAGCTAAAGCTCAGCCTGCCAAGCCAGTTGCAAAAGCTACACACAAAAAACAAGAATCTTCAGATGATAGTAGCAGTGAAGATGAAAAACCGAAGCAGCAGAAACCAGTTGCAAAGCCAGTTATTGCAAAGAAAAAGGAATCCTCTGATGATAGTGATGACAGTAGTGATGATGAAAAACCAGCTAAAAAACCTGCAGCTAAACCAACACCACAAGCCAAAAAGACTTCTAAATCATCATCAGAAGACAGTGATGACAGCAGTGATGAGAAATCAAAACCAGCAGCCAAAAGTCAACCTGCTAAATCAGTAGCTAAAGCTACACCAAAGAAACAAGAGTCTTCAGATGATAGTAGTAGTGAAGATGAAAAACCTAAACAAAAACAGGCCGCAAAAGCCACACCAcaacccaaaaaaaaatcgaaatcatcATCAGATGATAGTGAAGATGAAAAGCCCAAGACTCCGGCCAAAACACCAGCTAAAAAAGATTCAGACGATAGTTCTGATGAAGATGAGCCACCAGCTAAAGTACAAAAAAAGGAG CCTGTAGAAAATGGGTTCCAAAGCGGAAAGAAGAGAAAAGCATCTGGAGGTGATCCTACACCTGCTAAAAAACCATACAACAATTTCGTAAAG gaAACAACACTTACTTCCACACCTAGTGAAAAAGGCAACGAAGCTACTAATAAACCTACTCCATTTAGAAGAGTGGTCACTGAAAAAGTAGAAGTGGATCCTAGACTTAAAGACAATTCATTTGAAGCTAAG TTTGGTGCTAGAGGATCGTGGGGTGAACGTGCGAACCAAGACTTGAAACATACGCGAGGGAAGTCATTCAAACATGAGAAAACTAAAAAGAAGCGAGGCGCATACCGTGGCGGAGCTATAGACACAGGAGTGCACTCTATTAAATTTGACGATTAA
- the LOC121731016 gene encoding nucleolar protein dao-5 isoform X4, producing the protein MSANDLKSEAASLVHQYLLSIDKPLAQKFLSIAKPKPRAKTLPTLIDILTNLKKNPTTKKQEDSDDSSDEEPQKKPQVNGKAPVPKKADSSDSDSEEENPPQKVNAAKPKPPAKKDSSSDDSSDDNATQAPKKQPVKPQSTNTAQKVAKKQDSSDSDSSEDDKPKVNNKTPVKVPAKPTQQKKESSSDSSEDEKPTPAKKPVAKAPPPKVKVPAKDSSDSDDSDEETKPQKPLAKPTPVKKPVAAKKQDSSSDDDSSDDEKTKAPPKTTPKQQPTPAKQPAKKQESSSDDDSDDESNKAAPKLPVAAAKPLAKTNKKAESSSEDSDDSSDEKSKPAAKAQPAKPVAKATHKKQESSDDSSSEDEKPKQQKPVAKPVIAKKKESSDDSDDSSDDEKPAKKPAAKPTPQAKKTSKSSSEDSDDSEDEKPKTPAKTPAKKDSDDSSDEDEPPAKVQKKEEPVENGFQSGKKRKASGGDPTPAKKPYNNFVKEGENGDDENGEDENNTSGGWNNRGRGGFRGGFRGRGNDRGGRGGRGGFGDRGGFGDRGRGGRGGRGGFDRGGRGGFGGRGGGDRGGRGFGRGGDRGGRGGRGDRHSWGGDRGGFNNRGGFNNRKSFEGGENQNKKITFD; encoded by the exons ATGAGTGCAAATGATCTAAAATCAGAAGCTGCGTCGCTTGTTCATCAATATTTGTTATCAATCGACAAACCTCTGGCACAAAAGTTCCTGTCCATCGCTAAACCG AAACCAAGAGCTAAGACATTGCCAACATTAATAGACATATtgactaatttaaaaaagaatCCCACTACTAAGAAACAGGAAGA ttctgATGACTCTAGTGATGAGGAACCACAAAAGAAACCTCAGGTGAATGGCAAAGCCCCTGTGCCAAAGAAGGCAGACTCCTCTGACAGTGATTCAGAAGAAGAAAATCCACCCCAAAAG GTCAATGCTGCAAAACCAAAACCACCTGCAAAAAAAGATTCTTCGTCAGATGATAGCAGTGATGATAACGCTACACAAGCACCCAAAAAGCAACCAGTCAAACCACAATCTACAAATACAGCACAAAAAGTAGCCAAAAAACAGGACTCATCAGACAGTGACAGTTCAGAAGATGACAAacctaaagtaaataataagacCCCTGTCAAAGTGCCTGCTAAGCCAACACAACAAAAGAAGGAATCCTCATCTGATAGCAGTGAGGATGAGAAACCAACACCTGCTAAGAAACCAGTTGCAAAAGCACCTCCACCTAAAGTTAAAGTACCAGCTAAAGATTCATCAGACAGTGATGATTCAGATGAGGAAACTAAACCTCAGAAACCTTTAGCAAAACCTACACCAGTTAAAAAGCCTGTGGCTGCTAAAAAACAAGACTCTTCATCAGATGATGATAGTAGTGATGATGAGAAAACTAAGGCACCTCCTAAGACAACACCCAAACAACAACCCACTCCTGCTAAACAACCTGCAAAGAAACAAGAATCATCCTCTGATGACGATAGTGATGATGAGTCCAATAAAGCAGCTCCTAAGTTACCAGTAGCTGCAGCAAAACCTTTGGCAAAAACAAATAAGAAGGCAGAATCATCATCTGAAGACAGCGATGACAGCAGTGATGAGAAGTCCAAACCTGCAGCTAAAGCTCAGCCTGCCAAGCCAGTTGCAAAAGCTACACACAAAAAACAAGAATCTTCAGATGATAGTAGCAGTGAAGATGAAAAACCGAAGCAGCAGAAACCAGTTGCAAAGCCAGTTATTGCAAAGAAAAAGGAATCCTCTGATGATAGTGATGACAGTAGTGATGATGAAAAACCAGCTAAAAAACCTGCAGCTAAACCAACACCACAAGCCAAAAAGACTTCTAAATCATCATCAGAAGACAGTG ATGATAGTGAAGATGAAAAGCCCAAGACTCCGGCCAAAACACCAGCTAAAAAAGATTCAGACGATAGTTCTGATGAAGATGAGCCACCAGCTAAAGTACAAAAAAAGGAGG AGCCTGTAGAAAATGGGTTCCAAAGCGGAAAGAAGAGAAAAGCATCTGGAGGTGATCCTACACCTGCTAAAAAACCATACAACAATTTCGTAAAG GAGGGCGAAAATGGAGATGATGAAAATGGAGAGGATGAGAATAACACGAGTGGCGGTTGGAACAACCGTGGGCGGGGTGGTTTTAGAGGCGGGTTCCGCGGGCGGGGAAACGACAGAGGCGGTCGAGGGGGGAGGGGTGGCTTCGGGGATCGGGGAGGCTTCGGAGACCGGGGTAGAGGAGGCCGCGGTGGTAGGGGAGGATTCGACAGGGGAGGCAGAGGCGGCTTCGGAGGTCGTGGAGGCGGAGACCGAGGAGGGCGGGGCTTCGGCCGCGGGGGCGACAGGGGCGGGCGCGGGGGACGCGGCGACCGCCACTCGTGGGGCGGAGACCGAGGTGGATTCAACAATCGAGGGGGTTTCAATAACAGAAAAAGTTTTGAAGGAggagaaaatcaaaataaaaagataacTTTTGATTAA
- the LOC121731016 gene encoding nucleolar protein dao-5 isoform X1, with protein MSANDLKSEAASLVHQYLLSIDKPLAQKFLSIAKPKPRAKTLPTLIDILTNLKKNPTTKKQEDSDDSSDEEPQKKPQVNGKAPVPKKADSSDSDSEEENPPQKVNAAKPKPPAKKDSSSDDSSDDNATQAPKKQPVKPQSTNTAQKVAKKQDSSDSDSSEDDKPKVNNKTPVKVPAKPTQQKKESSSDSSEDEKPTPAKKPVAKAPPPKVKVPAKDSSDSDDSDEETKPQKPLAKPTPVKKPVAAKKQDSSSDDDSSDDEKTKAPPKTTPKQQPTPAKQPAKKQESSSDDDSDDESNKAAPKLPVAAAKPLAKTNKKAESSSEDSDDSSDEKSKPAAKAQPAKPVAKATHKKQESSDDSSSEDEKPKQQKPVAKPVIAKKKESSDDSDDSSDDEKPAKKPAAKPTPQAKKTSKSSSEDSDDSSDEKSKPAAKSQPAKSVAKATPKKQESSDDSSSEDEKPKQKQAAKATPQPKKKSKSSSDDSEDEKPKTPAKTPAKKDSDDSSDEDEPPAKVQKKEPVENGFQSGKKRKASGGDPTPAKKPYNNFVKEGENGDDENGEDENNTSGGWNNRGRGGFRGGFRGRGNDRGGRGGRGGFGDRGGFGDRGRGGRGGRGGFDRGGRGGFGGRGGGDRGGRGFGRGGDRGGRGGRGDRHSWGGDRGGFNNRGGFNNRKSFEGGENQNKKITFD; from the exons ATGAGTGCAAATGATCTAAAATCAGAAGCTGCGTCGCTTGTTCATCAATATTTGTTATCAATCGACAAACCTCTGGCACAAAAGTTCCTGTCCATCGCTAAACCG AAACCAAGAGCTAAGACATTGCCAACATTAATAGACATATtgactaatttaaaaaagaatCCCACTACTAAGAAACAGGAAGA ttctgATGACTCTAGTGATGAGGAACCACAAAAGAAACCTCAGGTGAATGGCAAAGCCCCTGTGCCAAAGAAGGCAGACTCCTCTGACAGTGATTCAGAAGAAGAAAATCCACCCCAAAAG GTCAATGCTGCAAAACCAAAACCACCTGCAAAAAAAGATTCTTCGTCAGATGATAGCAGTGATGATAACGCTACACAAGCACCCAAAAAGCAACCAGTCAAACCACAATCTACAAATACAGCACAAAAAGTAGCCAAAAAACAGGACTCATCAGACAGTGACAGTTCAGAAGATGACAAacctaaagtaaataataagacCCCTGTCAAAGTGCCTGCTAAGCCAACACAACAAAAGAAGGAATCCTCATCTGATAGCAGTGAGGATGAGAAACCAACACCTGCTAAGAAACCAGTTGCAAAAGCACCTCCACCTAAAGTTAAAGTACCAGCTAAAGATTCATCAGACAGTGATGATTCAGATGAGGAAACTAAACCTCAGAAACCTTTAGCAAAACCTACACCAGTTAAAAAGCCTGTGGCTGCTAAAAAACAAGACTCTTCATCAGATGATGATAGTAGTGATGATGAGAAAACTAAGGCACCTCCTAAGACAACACCCAAACAACAACCCACTCCTGCTAAACAACCTGCAAAGAAACAAGAATCATCCTCTGATGACGATAGTGATGATGAGTCCAATAAAGCAGCTCCTAAGTTACCAGTAGCTGCAGCAAAACCTTTGGCAAAAACAAATAAGAAGGCAGAATCATCATCTGAAGACAGCGATGACAGCAGTGATGAGAAGTCCAAACCTGCAGCTAAAGCTCAGCCTGCCAAGCCAGTTGCAAAAGCTACACACAAAAAACAAGAATCTTCAGATGATAGTAGCAGTGAAGATGAAAAACCGAAGCAGCAGAAACCAGTTGCAAAGCCAGTTATTGCAAAGAAAAAGGAATCCTCTGATGATAGTGATGACAGTAGTGATGATGAAAAACCAGCTAAAAAACCTGCAGCTAAACCAACACCACAAGCCAAAAAGACTTCTAAATCATCATCAGAAGACAGTGATGACAGCAGTGATGAGAAATCAAAACCAGCAGCCAAAAGTCAACCTGCTAAATCAGTAGCTAAAGCTACACCAAAGAAACAAGAGTCTTCAGATGATAGTAGTAGTGAAGATGAAAAACCTAAACAAAAACAGGCCGCAAAAGCCACACCAcaacccaaaaaaaaatcgaaatcatcATCAGATGATAGTGAAGATGAAAAGCCCAAGACTCCGGCCAAAACACCAGCTAAAAAAGATTCAGACGATAGTTCTGATGAAGATGAGCCACCAGCTAAAGTACAAAAAAAGGAG CCTGTAGAAAATGGGTTCCAAAGCGGAAAGAAGAGAAAAGCATCTGGAGGTGATCCTACACCTGCTAAAAAACCATACAACAATTTCGTAAAG GAGGGCGAAAATGGAGATGATGAAAATGGAGAGGATGAGAATAACACGAGTGGCGGTTGGAACAACCGTGGGCGGGGTGGTTTTAGAGGCGGGTTCCGCGGGCGGGGAAACGACAGAGGCGGTCGAGGGGGGAGGGGTGGCTTCGGGGATCGGGGAGGCTTCGGAGACCGGGGTAGAGGAGGCCGCGGTGGTAGGGGAGGATTCGACAGGGGAGGCAGAGGCGGCTTCGGAGGTCGTGGAGGCGGAGACCGAGGAGGGCGGGGCTTCGGCCGCGGGGGCGACAGGGGCGGGCGCGGGGGACGCGGCGACCGCCACTCGTGGGGCGGAGACCGAGGTGGATTCAACAATCGAGGGGGTTTCAATAACAGAAAAAGTTTTGAAGGAggagaaaatcaaaataaaaagataacTTTTGATTAA